Proteins encoded by one window of Microbulbifer salipaludis:
- the gltA gene encoding citrate synthase yields MSDKKAQLTVDGIDAPFDLPVYSGTAGPDVVDVSSLASKGLFTYDPGFMSTASCESKITYIDGAKGVLLHRGYPIEQLAEKSDYLETCYLLMNGELPSPEQKKEYVNSIMNHTMVHESLVNFFKGFRYDAHPMAMMCGVVGALASFYHDSLDITDPEHRKISADRLIAKMPTLAAMCYKHSKGQPFMYPDNSLSYSENFLHMMFGNPCEPSKIDPVVAKAMDVIFLLHADHEQNASTSTVRLAGSSGANPFACISSGIATLWGPAHGGANEAVLNMLQEIGDESRIDEYVAKAKDKNDPFRLMGFGHRVYKNFDPRSRVMQGICDEVLGAMGAENDPLLRIAKKLEKIALEDEYFVEKKLYPNVDFYSGIIMKAIGIPTDMFTVIFATGRTAGWIAHWNEMISNPYKIGRPRQLYTGYTARDYVSVEDR; encoded by the coding sequence CCCGACGTTGTTGACGTCAGCAGCCTGGCGAGCAAGGGCCTGTTTACCTACGACCCGGGCTTCATGTCCACTGCCTCCTGTGAATCCAAGATCACCTATATCGATGGCGCCAAGGGCGTACTGCTGCACCGCGGCTACCCCATCGAGCAGCTGGCGGAAAAGTCTGACTATCTGGAAACCTGCTACCTGCTGATGAATGGCGAACTGCCCAGCCCCGAGCAGAAGAAGGAATACGTCAACAGCATCATGAACCACACCATGGTCCATGAATCTCTGGTCAACTTCTTCAAGGGCTTCCGCTACGATGCCCACCCGATGGCCATGATGTGCGGCGTTGTCGGCGCCCTCGCCTCCTTCTACCACGACTCCCTCGACATCACCGATCCCGAACACCGCAAGATCTCTGCGGATCGCCTGATTGCCAAGATGCCGACCCTGGCCGCCATGTGCTACAAGCACAGCAAGGGCCAGCCGTTCATGTACCCGGACAACAGCCTCAGCTACTCCGAGAACTTCCTGCACATGATGTTCGGCAACCCTTGTGAGCCGAGCAAGATCGACCCGGTTGTGGCCAAGGCCATGGACGTGATCTTCCTGCTGCACGCCGACCACGAGCAGAACGCCTCTACCTCTACCGTGCGTCTGGCCGGCTCCTCAGGCGCCAACCCCTTCGCCTGTATCTCCTCCGGTATCGCCACCCTGTGGGGCCCGGCACACGGCGGCGCCAACGAAGCGGTACTGAACATGCTGCAGGAGATCGGCGACGAGAGCCGTATCGACGAGTACGTGGCCAAGGCCAAGGACAAGAACGACCCGTTCCGCCTGATGGGCTTCGGTCACCGCGTGTACAAAAACTTCGACCCGCGCTCCCGCGTGATGCAAGGCATCTGCGACGAAGTACTGGGTGCCATGGGTGCCGAGAACGATCCGCTGCTGCGCATCGCCAAAAAGCTGGAAAAGATCGCGCTGGAAGACGAGTACTTCGTCGAGAAGAAACTCTACCCGAATGTGGACTTCTACTCCGGCATCATCATGAAGGCGATCGGAATCCCCACCGACATGTTCACCGTGATCTTCGCCACCGGCCGTACCGCTGGCTGGATTGCGCACTGGAACGAGATGATCTCCAACCCGTACAAAATCGGCCGCCCGCGCCAGCTGTACACCGGCTACACCGCGCGCGACTACGTTTCTGTGGAAGATCGCTAA
- a CDS encoding glycosyl hydrolase family 18 protein: protein MKRQLLSLLVLGLLAFEAAAVDCSARPQWEASAIYVGGNSVQHLGNAYTANYWTQNNDPVTHSGTWAHWKYDGACDGGSSSSSSSSSSSSSSSSSSSSSSSSSGGSGGGSCTSLQYVAGTSYVAGQLVQNVGQEFQCNIAGWCSSSAAWAYAPGEGAHWEDAWSQVGSCGSSSSSSSSGGGSSSSSSSSGSSSSSGGSSSGGNSGLLPKHALVGYWHNFDNGSGLYRISEVSDVWDVIVVAFVDDAGNGNIAFNLDPGLDKQQFIADVAAKRAAGKIVIASYGGEKGTVTLNTEENVANFVNSTAAMIDEYGFDGIDIDLESGAGVMHGAPVIQNMVNAVKQLKQRYPGMYLSMAPEHPYVQGGYVSYTGIWGAYLPMIDQLRDELDLLHVQLYNNGGLATPYRGQAYAAGSVDMMVSSALMLIEGFPLGYGNAGFFEGLRPEQVGLALPSGPRAAGSGFATTGDINRALDCLTQQLNCDTLTPSQAYPTFNGVMTWSINWDMHDGGIFSGPVGSHVHNLP, encoded by the coding sequence ATGAAAAGGCAATTACTGAGCTTGCTCGTACTCGGGCTGCTCGCGTTCGAGGCAGCGGCGGTGGACTGCAGTGCCCGCCCACAATGGGAGGCGAGCGCCATCTATGTGGGTGGCAATTCGGTACAGCACCTGGGCAACGCCTATACCGCCAACTACTGGACCCAGAACAATGACCCGGTAACACACTCGGGCACCTGGGCGCACTGGAAGTACGATGGTGCCTGCGATGGCGGTTCATCCTCAAGCTCTTCTTCCAGCTCGTCCTCGAGTTCGTCTTCCAGTTCCTCCTCAAGCTCCTCAAGCTCCAGTGGTGGCTCCGGTGGCGGTTCCTGCACTTCGCTGCAGTACGTGGCGGGCACCAGTTATGTGGCAGGGCAATTGGTACAAAACGTTGGGCAGGAATTTCAGTGCAATATCGCCGGCTGGTGTTCCTCCAGCGCGGCCTGGGCCTATGCGCCCGGGGAGGGCGCCCACTGGGAAGATGCCTGGAGTCAGGTTGGCAGCTGTGGCAGTTCTTCCTCCAGTAGCTCTTCCGGTGGCGGTTCCAGCTCATCCTCCAGCAGCTCCGGTTCTTCTAGCTCTTCGGGCGGATCTTCCTCTGGGGGCAACAGCGGCCTGCTGCCGAAGCACGCATTGGTGGGCTACTGGCACAACTTTGATAACGGTTCCGGCCTGTACAGGATTAGCGAAGTCTCCGATGTGTGGGATGTCATCGTAGTGGCGTTTGTGGACGATGCGGGCAACGGCAATATTGCGTTCAACCTGGATCCGGGGCTCGACAAGCAGCAGTTTATTGCCGATGTGGCCGCCAAGCGCGCGGCGGGCAAAATCGTGATTGCTTCCTACGGAGGCGAGAAGGGCACGGTAACGCTGAACACAGAGGAGAACGTGGCTAACTTCGTCAACAGCACGGCGGCGATGATTGACGAGTACGGCTTTGACGGTATCGACATCGACCTGGAATCCGGCGCTGGTGTGATGCATGGTGCACCGGTGATCCAGAACATGGTGAATGCGGTCAAGCAGTTAAAACAGCGTTATCCCGGCATGTATCTGTCTATGGCCCCAGAGCACCCCTATGTGCAGGGCGGCTATGTGTCTTACACCGGTATCTGGGGCGCGTACCTGCCGATGATCGACCAACTGCGTGATGAGCTGGACCTGTTGCATGTGCAGCTGTACAACAACGGTGGGCTTGCCACGCCGTACCGCGGGCAGGCGTATGCGGCCGGCTCGGTGGATATGATGGTGTCTTCGGCGCTTATGCTGATTGAGGGCTTCCCGCTGGGCTACGGTAACGCCGGCTTCTTTGAAGGGCTGCGCCCGGAGCAGGTAGGCCTGGCGCTCCCCTCAGGGCCCCGCGCGGCAGGTAGCGGTTTTGCCACCACTGGGGATATCAATCGTGCGCTGGACTGCCTGACCCAGCAGCTGAACTGCGACACGCTGACCCCTTCACAAGCGTACCCGACCTTCAATGGTGTGATGACCTGGTCCATCAACTGGGATATGCACGACGGGGGAATCTTCTCGGGCCCGGTGGGTAGCCACGTGCACAACCTGCCGTAA